One region of bacterium genomic DNA includes:
- the hemL gene encoding glutamate-1-semialdehyde 2,1-aminomutase, which yields MKKETSSELFQRASELMPGGVNSPVRAFKAVGGTPLFIKSGKGCRITDADGNEYVDFVGSWGPLILGHAHPDVIRAIQEQAAAGTTFGAPTAVEVELAESIRGAFPSMEMLRLVSSGTEATMSVLRAARGFTSKNNIVKFEGCYHGHHDGLLTSAGSGVATFDLPDSAGVPRNYSRNTISIAYNSVKAFEDLSEEVLADTAAVILEPVAANMGLIPPERKFLEDLRAFTRERNILLIFDEVITGFRVSYGGAQEYYRIRPDLTCLGKIAGGGMPLAAYGGRAEIMRCIAPLGPVYQAGTLSGNPVASAAGLATLKILHNKSLYRELDQRSTKFFDALREVLTGKGISLVTFGSMFTLFFRAKPPKNFKEAKECDTKAYAQFFWNMLNQGIYLAPSQFETNFISMAHGEQDLEQALEAFRKSI from the coding sequence ATGAAAAAAGAAACGTCGAGTGAACTGTTTCAGCGCGCTTCAGAACTGATGCCGGGCGGAGTCAACAGTCCGGTCCGCGCATTTAAAGCGGTGGGGGGAACCCCTCTCTTCATCAAAAGTGGAAAAGGCTGCCGGATCACGGATGCAGACGGAAATGAATATGTGGATTTTGTCGGATCCTGGGGTCCGCTTATTCTGGGCCATGCGCATCCGGATGTGATTCGCGCGATTCAAGAGCAGGCAGCCGCAGGAACCACGTTCGGTGCGCCCACTGCCGTGGAAGTCGAGCTGGCAGAATCCATACGTGGCGCTTTTCCGTCCATGGAAATGCTGCGTCTGGTCAGCTCCGGAACCGAAGCGACGATGTCGGTTTTGCGCGCAGCACGCGGTTTTACGAGCAAAAACAACATTGTAAAATTCGAAGGCTGTTACCATGGCCATCATGACGGTTTGCTGACCTCCGCCGGATCGGGAGTCGCCACGTTCGATCTGCCTGATTCCGCTGGAGTTCCTCGCAACTATAGCCGTAATACTATATCCATAGCATACAATTCTGTCAAAGCCTTCGAAGATTTGTCTGAAGAAGTGCTTGCGGACACGGCGGCGGTGATTCTGGAACCGGTTGCAGCGAACATGGGCCTGATTCCTCCTGAAAGAAAGTTTTTGGAGGACCTTCGCGCGTTTACACGGGAGCGAAACATTCTCCTGATTTTCGATGAAGTGATCACAGGGTTTCGGGTTTCCTATGGCGGGGCTCAGGAATATTACAGAATCAGGCCCGATCTGACCTGTCTCGGAAAGATTGCCGGTGGCGGAATGCCCCTGGCGGCGTACGGCGGACGCGCTGAAATCATGCGTTGCATCGCACCTTTGGGACCTGTCTACCAGGCTGGAACACTTTCCGGAAACCCTGTCGCATCGGCTGCCGGGCTTGCGACTTTGAAGATTCTACATAACAAATCGCTTTACAGAGAGCTGGACCAGCGTTCAACAAAGTTCTTTGATGCTCTTCGCGAGGTTTTAACAGGCAAAGGAATCTCGTTGGTTACCTTCGGATCAATGTTCACGTTGTTCTTTCGCGCAAAGCCTCCGAAGAATTTCAAAGAGGCAAAGGAGTGCGACACGAAGGCCTATGCACAATTCTTCTGGAACATGTTGAATCAGGGTATCTATCTGGCGCCATCCCAGTTTGAAACGAATTTCATCAGCATGGCTCACGGGGAGCAGGATTTAGAACAGGCACTGGAAGCCTTCCGGAAAAGCATCTAA
- a CDS encoding dihydroorotase, with product MHLLLKNGRLIDPSQQLDDLLDIRIAGNEIAEIGRNLKTDGAQELDVTGLILAPGFVDIHVHLREPGKEEAETVATGTRAAAAGGFTAVACMPNTSPPNDSAATTEFILQKTREAGGIPVYPIAAVTVGQQGTELTDFAQLKNAGVVAVSDDGKPVFDSLLMRRALENGKQYDMPVIDHCEDPYLFKGGAMNEGICATRLGIRGIPAEAEEIMVARNILLAKLTRGHVHLAHLSTAGSMDLVRRAKADGTSVTAEVTPHHFTLTEEAVEQYGTNAKMNPPLRSQKDVDAVLLALSDGTVDAIASDHAPHPASTKTVEFHRAAFGIIGLETAVSLGLDRLCNSSAIGLKRFVELYSLNPARILGIARCIRVGTEANLTLFHPSKQWTVDASRFFSKSRNTPFDGWSLRGCPVITISRGEIVWSSMNRQDAKAPRRQDRI from the coding sequence ATGCATCTGCTGCTAAAGAACGGCCGTTTGATCGATCCTTCCCAACAACTGGATGACTTGCTGGATATTCGCATCGCAGGAAACGAGATCGCGGAAATCGGACGCAATCTGAAAACAGACGGGGCTCAAGAACTGGACGTGACCGGTCTCATACTAGCGCCGGGGTTCGTCGATATTCATGTGCATCTGCGGGAACCTGGCAAAGAAGAAGCGGAAACCGTAGCGACCGGGACGCGCGCAGCGGCCGCCGGGGGCTTCACAGCAGTCGCATGCATGCCGAACACGAGTCCTCCCAATGATAGCGCGGCAACTACTGAATTCATACTACAAAAAACGAGAGAAGCGGGCGGTATTCCGGTTTATCCGATCGCTGCGGTCACGGTTGGCCAGCAAGGAACGGAACTGACCGACTTCGCGCAACTCAAAAATGCGGGAGTGGTTGCGGTTTCCGATGACGGTAAACCGGTGTTTGATTCTTTGCTGATGAGACGGGCACTGGAAAACGGCAAGCAATACGACATGCCAGTAATCGATCATTGCGAAGATCCTTACCTGTTCAAAGGAGGCGCGATGAACGAAGGGATTTGCGCAACACGTCTCGGAATTCGCGGGATTCCAGCGGAAGCAGAAGAAATCATGGTGGCCCGGAATATTTTGCTCGCGAAATTGACTCGCGGACATGTGCACCTTGCGCATTTGAGCACGGCCGGTTCGATGGATCTGGTTCGCAGAGCAAAAGCGGACGGCACTTCCGTGACCGCGGAAGTAACACCTCATCACTTTACTTTGACAGAGGAAGCGGTTGAACAGTATGGAACAAACGCCAAAATGAATCCGCCTCTCCGGTCACAAAAGGATGTCGATGCGGTTTTGCTTGCGCTCTCCGATGGAACGGTGGATGCCATTGCATCGGACCATGCGCCGCATCCTGCGAGCACAAAAACGGTAGAGTTTCATCGGGCGGCTTTCGGCATCATCGGGCTGGAAACAGCTGTATCGCTGGGTTTGGACAGACTCTGCAATTCGAGCGCCATCGGATTAAAACGTTTTGTTGAATTATATAGCCTGAATCCTGCGCGAATTCTAGGCATCGCGCGCTGCATACGGGTTGGCACAGAAGCCAATCTGACATTGTTTCATCCTTCGAAGCAGTGGACAGTCGATGCTTCAAGGTTCTTCTCAAAAAGCAGAAACACACCGTTTGATGGCTGGTCACTTCGTGGCTGCCCCGTGATTACAATTTCCCGCGGTGAAATTGTCTGGTCCTCTATGAACCGCCAAGACGCCAAGGCGCCAAGGCGCCAAGATAGAATTTAA
- a CDS encoding bifunctional pyr operon transcriptional regulator/uracil phosphoribosyltransferase (regulates pyrimidine biosynthesis by binding to the mRNA of the pyr genes, also has been shown to have uracil phosphoribosyltransferase activity) — protein sequence MTSFRGRVKARILDAPSIHRALNRMAHQILERNPNLDEMELIGIGERGNLLAQRLASIFRNLEGRTIPAGALESKRKYKTIVLVDAVIFTGRAAHHAIASILAQEPVECIQLAVLVDRGNREVPVHADYVGKSVPTAADEYVEVRLKELDNEEQVVIMEKH from the coding sequence ATGACCTCCTTCAGAGGACGAGTCAAGGCGCGCATACTCGATGCGCCCTCCATTCACCGGGCGCTCAACAGAATGGCTCATCAGATTCTCGAACGGAATCCTAACCTGGACGAAATGGAGCTGATTGGAATCGGGGAACGGGGGAATCTGCTCGCACAAAGGTTGGCGAGCATCTTTAGAAACCTGGAGGGAAGAACGATTCCAGCAGGAGCTTTAGAATCGAAAAGAAAGTACAAGACAATTGTGCTCGTGGATGCTGTGATTTTTACAGGACGCGCCGCGCACCACGCGATCGCAAGCATCCTTGCTCAGGAACCGGTCGAATGCATTCAACTCGCCGTGCTCGTGGATCGGGGAAACCGGGAAGTCCCTGTGCACGCTGATTACGTCGGAAAGAGTGTGCCTACGGCGGCGGATGAGTACGTTGAAGTTCGATTGAAAGAACTGGACAATGAAGAACAAGTCGTGATTATGGAAAAACACTGA